GGCGTCATTATCATGGGCACCGTGTCGTGGCCAGGAGCTAAGGGCGATGCGGGAATGAAGGTTGCAAACCTGCTGGCTAAGATTCGTCCTACCGCGCCGGGCAAGCTGCTCAACACCCTCACCTTTGCTGATTACAACAAGGGCTTTGAGCGCCGCACTAAGTTTGATTGGCTCACCCGCGACCACAAGATTGTCGATGCTTATATTGCGGACGACAAGTGTGGTTTCGTTCCCACCAATGCCTTTTTCCGTGACCTTCTCGTCGGCACGCACTACGCGAATTCGTCTGAAGCCTATGAGAAAGCGCCTGATGATCTGCCACTTTTCGTGGTTTCCGGTGCCGTTGATCCGGCGGGTGGCGCTGCCTGTGTGACTGAGGTCGTGGGCAAATACCTGAACGCGGGGAAGAAGGACGTGCGCTTTAAGGTCTACCCGGATGGTCGCCATGAGATTCTCAACGAGTTGAATAAGGAAGAGGTCTACGCCGACATTTTGGCGTGGTTGAAGTCCCGCTAAGGGGAGCTGGTTAATAGGCGAAAAGTGTGCCCGCTCGGCGTGTCGACCGGCGCGTCGGCGGGTGGGGGGCCTTCGATACTTACCTCAATGCGAGTTACTGACTGCGTTTATGTCAGCGACGGCGGGGGATCTGAGTTACTGACTGCGTTTATGTCAGAAATGGCCCGAAAAATGGTCTGAAAGTGTCATAAACTCGCACAGTTTTACATTTGCAGCCCGTATTCACGTGTGGAGTCCGTAATTTTTGGTGTCTGCCCAGTCATTATCTTGAGAATCAGACACACCTTTTGTCTATTAACCCAGAGGTGCTGGAAGAACGTGTGCGCTAGCTCGGGGTTCGCGCCACTAGTGGAGCGCCTGTGTGAGCCCTAGAAAGCCACCGCACTTCTAATAAGTTTCCATTGCGCGGATGCTTTTGTCGGGTAACGTTCTTTTCACGCTGGAAGAAAAGGAACCGACCACATGATCAGAACAAGACAACTCTCGGCGGTCGTGCTCACCATTTCCATGTTGCTGGTGCTCGTAGGCTCTTTTGCGGGAATCACAGCAGGGCGTGCACAGGCGCAAGAGACTGCGAGTACTATCTCGCCAACCATGGTGATCCTGGATGCTTCAGGGTCAATGCTTGCCGACGATGCGGGTGGCCAAACCCGAATGGAGGCAGCGAAGGACGCGACGAGTAAGTTCGCGGGATCTGTGTCAGAGGACTCCGAAATTGGGTTCATGGTCTACGGCACGGAAGTCGGCAATTCGCCGGAGGAGCGGGAAGCTGGCTGTCAGGACATCACCACGCTGCTGCCCGTGCAGGCTGGCAACTCGGCGAAGATTCCTGCTGAAGTAGGAAAGATCCAAGCCTCCGGCCACACCCCGATGGGGCCTGCGCTGCGTCAGGCTGCCGATGAGTTGCCGAAAGAAGGGCAACGTTCGATTGTGTTGGTCTCCGATGGTGAGGACACCTGTGCTCCGCCACCGGTGTGCGAGGTAGCCAAAGAACTCAAGCAGCAGGGCATTGATCTGGTCATCAACACAGTTGGTTTCCTCGTTGATGCGGGCGCACGTGCTGAACTTGAGTGCATTGCTGAGGCCACAGGCGGCGAGTACCTAGACGCCCAGGACTCCGATTCGCTGGCTGAGTCCATGAAGACGCTGGCGACCCGCACCGCACGCACCGCGCAGTCCAGCGCGCAAGAGATACAGGGCGGCGACGCTCCTACGAGCGCTACCCAGGTGCCTGCCGACGTGGAAACGTTCTCGACCAAGCTGCGGGAAAAGACTCCTGAGTCCGAGCGCAGCATCAGTAATCAGGAAGGCGACGGTGCTGAGTACTTCTCCGTCCCGGTCGCTGAGGGAGAGCGGCTTGCAATTAGTGCGGCCACGTTGCCGGGAGCGTCGTCAGGCGCGACTTTGATGGACCTAGATATCCGCAACTTCGCGCTCACTATGCATTTGGACGACAGCAGTTGCTTCCTTGCCAATGATTTCGGCAATGGCATCATCGACTCCAATGGCCCCTTTTTCGCATCGATAACAACCAAGCAGCCCGGAGGAGCGGAGGGGGACTGTAAGTCGGGCAATATGGTGTTCTCCGTGGCCCGAAAAGGAGGCCCCTTCGAAGGTCAGGACATTCCTGCAGAAGTGATCATCAAGCGTTTCGCCAACGAAAACCTGACTGATGTGCCGGAGGCGTTCCCGTCCGACAAGGAGAGCTTGAACCCTCCGCCCGCGACGCCGGAAGCAGATCAGGCTAAGAAGGTCACCCCAGGTTCGTGGTTCGATGACGCCACGGAACTTACTGCCGACAACATCAGCAGCGTCACGGCCGACATTGTTCCTGGTGAGACGCACGTGTACAAGATCAAGTCCGAGTATGGGCAGCAGCTCCGCGGCGCCGTCAAACTCATTGACGCCCCAGAAGCGGACAAGCTTGCACAAATCTCCGGCCTGGATATCAAGACGCTGAATTCGGCACGCCAGCTCGCCGGTAGCGAGGAAAGCCGTCCGGTAAATGAACACCAGATTGGCGAAGAGACAACATTTGGTAACTCGGCCCGGATTAACTACCGCAATCGGATCGGCGAAGATGGCGAAAAGTCGGGCGATTACGAGGCTGAAAGAGCGTGGCTGGATGGTGACCAGTACATCGTTGTCTTCTTCAACAACAGTTGGGGCGCCGGTAAATCCCACGATGTCGCGGATGTTCAAAACGTCCCGGTGACTTACCAGCTGACCACGGAGTTGGTCGGCGAGAAGATCCCGGGCCCAGCTTTTGAACAGGTCGCGCACAAGTCGCCAAGTAGCGAAACCCCGACTAGTAGCCAGCAGAATCCGAAGACCACCGAAGAAAACGAGGATGACGGCTCCTCGAAGATGATGTGGTTCTCTATGGGGACAGTGCTTCTAGTCTTGGTCATCGGCGCGACAATCGCGTTGACCCGTAAGTAACGCTAGAGCGTCCAGTACACGCCGAATCGGTCAGGCTTGACGACGGCTTCCGTGCCCTCGGCAACCTCAGCGCCTGTAAGGCCAAGCGCTTGGCAGGCGCTTTCGACCTCTTCGGCAGAATCGCTGGAGAGACGCATCGCCACACCGTCGCCGAAGGTGAAATTGTGCATGCCCGGCGAGTCGAGCGTCATGAAATTCTCTGACCCGAAAAGTTGGTTGTATACCTCGGTGGCGGCGGCAGCCTGTGGTTCGTCGCCTGTCCACATGAAGTAGGGAATAACGGCGGGATTCGCTGTCTTTGCGGCAGAGTCCGTGCTTGCAGCCCCGCTGGTTAAGGAATTAATCATCAGTTGCCAGTTGACCCCATTGCCGTCGACCAACCAGCCAAAGAGCGGCGAGAAATCGTAGCTGGTCAGGGGCATGAGTGCAGCACCACCGCTGATGGTTTCATCACCCGCCATCAGATGCTCCCACAGGCTGCGTAGCTGGTTTTCCTGACCAGGGGCAAATCGCACCATAAAAGACACAGCGGGGGTTAATCGGCGGTTCCCGTTCTCAATGAGTTCGAAGTCCATCCCGCCGATGGTGAGCGTGGTGGAGTTGGGCTTGATGTTGGAGTGAAAACCTTCGGCGTAAAACCGCGCAGCGGCGCGGGGGTCGTCGTTAAGCGCGATCACGGCCGAGATAGAAACAGTCATGAAAATGAGCCTAACGACGAGCGCTTAGCCGTGCAGAGAACGCAGCGTTTGATCCTAGTCAGTGAAGAATCTTCATACGGCGATATCCCCAGTAACGCTGCGCTGATTAGGGGATTTCAGTTAGTGGCGTGGGCTCTGCTCTCGAACTAGGTCTGCAAATCTGTTGATGTAGTCGCGAACAAAGTCCTCAGTGCTTGACGACGTGAATTCTCCTTGTTCGTCAATGAGTGTTGGCGATTGTCCCAGGAAGACCTCTGGCTGACCGAGCATCGGCATGTCGAAGTACGACAGCGCGAGTCGCAAGTTCTTCTGAGAGCTATAACCTCCCATACGGCCGACGGAGTGGCTGATAATTCCCGCGGGCAGGTTCTTCCATGCCACATCACCGTTGGGCTTAGATCCGATGTCAACGGCATTCTTCAGAGCTGCAGGAATTGTGCGGTTGTTTTCTGGGGTGACAAATAGGATGCCATCGCTGGCTTTAATGGTTTCCCGGAAACTGGTGTATTCCGCGGGAGTCGCAATATCGGACACTGCGGGGTCGTCGTAGTCGAAGTTGTAGAGAGGGAGGTCACGAATCTCGACGATGTCGACTTTGAAGTCATCGGGGAAGTACGTGGCTGCCTTGAGTGCAATCTTTCGTGCATAGGAGGCTCGACGCAAGCTTCCTACCAGGATAGAAATCTGTGCAGTCATGCGAATGTTCCTTTCTTAGGATGTATGGGGAAAGACGTGGATTTAGAAATCCCAGTCTTCATCTGCGGTGTCTTCGGCTTTTCCGATGACATATGCGGAGCCGGAACCGGAGAAAAAGTCGTGGTTTTCATCTGACCCCGGGGTGAGGGCGGCGAGAATTTCGGGCTTGAAGGCGGTCTCTTCATGGTTAAACCGCTGCGGGTATCCCAAGTTCATGAGCGCTTTGTTGGCGTTGTATCGAATGAAGTTGGCAACGTCGTCGTAGAGCCCGAGTGGTTGGTATAGGGCTTCGGAGTACCTCAGTTCGAGCTGGTATAGATCATCGAGAAGTTCGAAGACGAAAGCCTTCATCTGCGTTTGCGTGGCGGTGTCGTAGGTTTCTACGCCTCGCTGGAATTTGTAGCCGGAGTAATAGCCGTGAACAGCTTTGTCACGCAGAATCAGGCGCACCATGTCGGCGGTATTGGTCAGGATGCCACGTGATGCGAAGTGCAGCGGGAGGTAGAAGCCGGCGTAGAGCGAGAAGGACGAAAGAAGCGTTGCTGCCGCCTTTCGCTTGAGTGGAACGTCGCCGTAATAGTGTTTGAGCACAGCTTTTGACCGAGCCTGCAGGATGTCATTGGCGACTGCCCATTGGTAGGCAGCGTCGATGTCAGGGGTATTGGATAGCGTAGAAAATACTGAAGAATAAGACTTTGCATGCACTGCTTGCATGAAAGCGATATTCGTGTAGACGGCCTCTTCATGTTCGGTGCGGGCATCTTGAATTTGGGAAATCTCCCCGACAGACGCCTGGACTGTGTCGAGCATGGTCAGTCCGGTGAAGACCTTCATGGTCAGCTCGCGTTCTAGATCGGTGAGACGTCGCCAGTCTGCAAGGTCATTGGACAGCGGAACTTTTTCGGGCAGCCAAAAATTTGCTGTTAGGCGATTCCACACTTCGAGATCTTTGTCATCTTGCACTCGGTTCCAGTTGATCGGCCGAAGGCGGGCAGCTGGGTCCTTTCGAAAAGACGGTGGCGTAGTTGAATAGCTGTAG
The nucleotide sequence above comes from Corynebacterium amycolatum. Encoded proteins:
- a CDS encoding alpha/beta fold hydrolase, with amino-acid sequence MTSAVRTSLSRPGATLNVLRWVPENDKGAPITPKGVVQIVHGMVEYANRYAKFAEYLVSQGYAVVAHDHRGHGMTKTDAGIPGYFADYGGWNLILEDLHAVRQYVDAEFPGSKHYILGHSMGSLLTRNYIAKYGEGLTGVIIMGTVSWPGAKGDAGMKVANLLAKIRPTAPGKLLNTLTFADYNKGFERRTKFDWLTRDHKIVDAYIADDKCGFVPTNAFFRDLLVGTHYANSSEAYEKAPDDLPLFVVSGAVDPAGGAACVTEVVGKYLNAGKKDVRFKVYPDGRHEILNELNKEEVYADILAWLKSR
- a CDS encoding vWA domain-containing protein gives rise to the protein MIRTRQLSAVVLTISMLLVLVGSFAGITAGRAQAQETASTISPTMVILDASGSMLADDAGGQTRMEAAKDATSKFAGSVSEDSEIGFMVYGTEVGNSPEEREAGCQDITTLLPVQAGNSAKIPAEVGKIQASGHTPMGPALRQAADELPKEGQRSIVLVSDGEDTCAPPPVCEVAKELKQQGIDLVINTVGFLVDAGARAELECIAEATGGEYLDAQDSDSLAESMKTLATRTARTAQSSAQEIQGGDAPTSATQVPADVETFSTKLREKTPESERSISNQEGDGAEYFSVPVAEGERLAISAATLPGASSGATLMDLDIRNFALTMHLDDSSCFLANDFGNGIIDSNGPFFASITTKQPGGAEGDCKSGNMVFSVARKGGPFEGQDIPAEVIIKRFANENLTDVPEAFPSDKESLNPPPATPEADQAKKVTPGSWFDDATELTADNISSVTADIVPGETHVYKIKSEYGQQLRGAVKLIDAPEADKLAQISGLDIKTLNSARQLAGSEESRPVNEHQIGEETTFGNSARINYRNRIGEDGEKSGDYEAERAWLDGDQYIVVFFNNSWGAGKSHDVADVQNVPVTYQLTTELVGEKIPGPAFEQVAHKSPSSETPTSSQQNPKTTEENEDDGSSKMMWFSMGTVLLVLVIGATIALTRK
- a CDS encoding VOC family protein, yielding MTVSISAVIALNDDPRAAARFYAEGFHSNIKPNSTTLTIGGMDFELIENGNRRLTPAVSFMVRFAPGQENQLRSLWEHLMAGDETISGGAALMPLTSYDFSPLFGWLVDGNGVNWQLMINSLTSGAASTDSAAKTANPAVIPYFMWTGDEPQAAAATEVYNQLFGSENFMTLDSPGMHNFTFGDGVAMRLSSDSAEEVESACQALGLTGAEVAEGTEAVVKPDRFGVYWTL
- a CDS encoding NADPH-dependent FMN reductase; this encodes MTAQISILVGSLRRASYARKIALKAATYFPDDFKVDIVEIRDLPLYNFDYDDPAVSDIATPAEYTSFRETIKASDGILFVTPENNRTIPAALKNAVDIGSKPNGDVAWKNLPAGIISHSVGRMGGYSSQKNLRLALSYFDMPMLGQPEVFLGQSPTLIDEQGEFTSSSTEDFVRDYINRFADLVREQSPRH
- the nrdF gene encoding class 1b ribonucleoside-diphosphate reductase subunit beta, producing the protein MNIYSYSTTPPSFRKDPAARLRPINWNRVQDDKDLEVWNRLTANFWLPEKVPLSNDLADWRRLTDLERELTMKVFTGLTMLDTVQASVGEISQIQDARTEHEEAVYTNIAFMQAVHAKSYSSVFSTLSNTPDIDAAYQWAVANDILQARSKAVLKHYYGDVPLKRKAAATLLSSFSLYAGFYLPLHFASRGILTNTADMVRLILRDKAVHGYYSGYKFQRGVETYDTATQTQMKAFVFELLDDLYQLELRYSEALYQPLGLYDDVANFIRYNANKALMNLGYPQRFNHEETAFKPEILAALTPGSDENHDFFSGSGSAYVIGKAEDTADEDWDF